From the genome of Asterias rubens chromosome 13, eAstRub1.3, whole genome shotgun sequence:
GTTTAGCCGCGATCCCAAGCGACTGAAAGTTGAGACCATTTAGAAGAGTGGTGGCACACAAAGTGGCGACCAGCTCACATGGTCTCCACTTCAATCGCTTCGTTAGTTGGCCTTTTGTCGAGGCCGTGgtggcttggacagcttcgtTTAGCCGcaatcccaagcgactggaagtTGAGACCATTTAGAAGAGTGGTGGCACACAGAGTGGCGACAAGCTCACATGGTCTCCACTTCAATCGCTTCGTTAGTTGGCCTTTTGTCGAGGCCGTGGTTGCTTGGACAGCTTCGTTTAGCCgcgatcccaagcgactggaagtTGAGACCATTTAGAAGAGTGGTGGCACACAGAGTGGCGACAAGCTCACATGGTCTCCACTTCAATCACTTCGTTAGTTGGCCTTTTGTCGAGGCCGTGGTTGCTTGGACAGCTTCGTTTAGCGgcgatcccaagcgactggaagtTGAGACCATTTAGAAGAGTGGTGGCACACAGAGTGGCGACAAGCTCACATGGTCTCCACTTCAATCGCTTGGTGGACAGCTTCGTTGAGCCgcgatcccaagcgactggaagtTTAGACCAACCACCAAGTGGTGGCGCTGCACACAGAGTGGCGACAAGCGCCTATATGGTCTCCACTTCAATCGCTTCGGATAGCTCTATGAAGCTGAAGGCCTTGGCAAGAGGCTAACTAACAACCACTAACTGTTAATGTGCTTATTATTGGGTGCATTGGAAAGACATAAACAAATGGGGAAATAAAAGGTTTAATTGATGGACTTTACGATATTAATGTGTGCAATGGGAAGATGTTAAGTTGGCTGGTAATAACAAAGTAatgctccacagggatgcaaattaattttttgagaaTTATTTGATGACTTTATTAAAGAGGGCGCCCTTGCTGTGAGCAGTTCTGTTACAGTTGACGTTACGTGCACGATGCCAGCATTTAACCTTTATCCTAAAACAAAATGGTTATAAAACCAAATCTTGGTAAACATGCCAAGATATGGTTTGGGTGAAATATTGTATTATCTTCTCATAACGAGATGACGGCCCTACATATGCGAGAACCTGGTCCCCTGTGTTTCTAAAACGTTTCATGTCAGTCTTGAATTTGAGTGTTTCTTCTAGACTTCCGCTGTATTATTGATCATAACACACTTTCAAATGGACTTTCGGCTTTCCCTCTAGCTGATATCGAAAAATCAAAATTCCAGAGAGTCACAGAGGAACGGATGTACTTCAGCGCTGACGTCATAATGTAAACAGATTTAAAGTGAAGGTATAAGTTTGGTTATCATTCTtaacattaatggcaatacCTTTGGTATGAAGTAAAGCTTTCAATTATTGCAAAAACGCATTTTGAGAAGTAATGTGGGAATGTAAAGAGATATAAGTTGTTATTCCCCAAAACTTGAATATGAGAAGTGTTGCTGTGGTAGCGCTCGTCAGATATAAAGAAtcatgttttattgtcacttgtaaaaaacaaatatatgtacAGTGAAAtgcgttttggttttgcgtgtctaaatatatattacatgaaattaaaaaaaaatttagttataaaagaaaaccacgTGTGTTCGTTGTTAATTGGTGGTTATTGTTTCTGCGTGGACATACTCAGCGATATATACAAAACGCGACTACTTTGTTAAATAAAGTTTCCACATTATAGTTTTACTATGTACATTTAtagaggattaaaacaattgaaatgtttcagAATCCAAATGTATGCCTTGCCTTTAAGATAGCGGGTTTCAATGCATGAATACTCATAGTTCGAATGGCCTGTGGGTATTTATGACAGTTACTGCATGTTTAACATTTTGTGGATTTAATCAAGGGTCATAATGTATTATCGACGGACACTCGAAGTCTAGCGAGAAATAGGATCTGTACAGCCCGGGGTATAGCCCGAGGTTAAGCGGCGTGTGAACAAGTCATTACATTGGATATGGCATGAGAAAAGTGTTTCGAGGAAAAGCAAGAGTTTATTTTGACACTAATGCGCTTTGGGTTAAattttattgtgaaaacaaaacaaaactagattgccttagctttcgatccaaaccggaccttctacAAAGGcacaaaacaagtacaaacatacatccatttatagaaagagagaggggaaagggataaagggaaggatccagagaGACgtgggaaaataacagccaatcaaagtttctatttcagaaacaattggttgCTAttaaccaataggagtaaagtggcgaggacaaaggatgtttagtatgaaaggatgggttactggaccatataAGTGGTAAATgcaatgcagggaaacatgaaaAAGTAgaattagagagcaagttgcatcatgatgcaactaacaatggtcaatttaTTAAGAagagcaagatcaaaggtaggatggtattaaaaataggtatgagggacctgtggaaaaagggggggggggtacttacaTGAGATGGTTATagtaacaaatttataaaaacaacttaaaaaaaaaattaatttatactttatttgCAGAATaaacaacatataagttctcaGGCAggagtgaagtggagggtaatgggaagttatttaacaccagtgtttatgttaagtccaaagggtttgactgtcttgagttggtgaatccagtgtgattctctatgctATGCTTGCGGTGTGtatcatcaccattgcaagcttcaatcaccagaagttcattATCattgacactatgattggggctgttaaGAGACAtaatgattcgcaaagcgaagactgagttttggtcttagtctctcccacatattgcaGCCCTCATGTTGTGAATGCGTGTGAATTTATTTATGGTTCAGTGAGTATAGGTGGGTGGTTGGGGGCGACAATtaacttttatttatatttgaacTGAATGTGTGATTTATTATCAGTTCCTCTCAAAACGTGAGGCCATGCAGTAACAACATTTTGCACATCATCTTATGTGCACCATGAAGTTGTGGTTGGAAGCAGTTTGTAAACAGTAACATCTAtcatcttttgaaataaaaaccagAAATGACTAATGCCTATTTACTAGCCCTAAAGTGCTGGAATGTGACAACCGAAACCACCCTATAGTTTGAATTTGTCGTGTGACATTGTGTCGTtacagacgtcgggttgcaagtctacaaaaccctgaaccgaactccctcttacgagttgtctgattggctggagtcacgagcgctatctccttacatgtgttgttgtctggttttgatatgggccacttgttggtcgaagggggaagccgtaggctgcacacagagtcacctctgtggttgtctggttttgatatgggccacccgTTGGTCTAAGGGGGTGGCAACCTCGGACTCCCATTAACATTCCAGAGTGACTCATTGATGTTTCGCAGTTATACCATTATGTACAGGGGGGGTTTAATTTCGCGTGTTAAATAAGAAACATTAGGCTTTAATACATGCATCTGTTACATATGTGTTTATTACAATTAAGTCACTCATGCAGGCCTAcccaactttccagcattttttaaacgcatcaaacagcaacccactgttgtgaaactttatttgttccatttaactcTGCACCATTAGTGGTACAGTCCATAGTCATCCCCCACACACAGAACGTATACACGCACaagttgaaacattttcaacaagaaagtaaatacattactgattcttttcatatacattgtataggttttgccagttaaacctacagaagagtacatgaaatcaccgtttaagaatagtatgctttcataattacgaactttgtgaaacatcaacggctgttttgaagctgtaaattAATAAGGCCGACGCTCTGTTACTCCcaaaagcggtggtaaaaacagtaaattagatgttgcacagcatgttccgaaaactcgctttatttggtgCTCAGACAACTTTGTGTGCGTCGTTGGACGTACGCTCAATAAATCACGATGAATGGGGCCTTAGATTCTAAAATCGTGTACACgtcattggaaacaaagcaaaaatcatTCAACAGTTATAGCAACCAACAGTTATACACAACCCACTGCACTATACGTGACATAACTTCCTAACTGAATGTTTGTTAATGCGCTACTGTGACCGACAACTCCTACGCGATGGCTTCTCAATTAGTGTCTCACAAACTTCACCAAGTTTTCTCACgtgctttttgttttacaaaacacaGGGCTTGGTATGGATGTTTACAGCGGGCAAATGGGAATTACAATCAAGCAGCAATGGCCACCAGGGGAATATCCTCAGCACTTGGGTTGAATAGACAACCAAGCACCCCAGAGCAGGTACCATCAGAGGCTGATGTTGTAGTCGTCGGGAGTGGAATAGTAGGGACAAGTTTGGCTTATTTCTTGGGGAGTATGGATGCTGCTAGGCGTACCCCTGGACAGCCTCCCCTCAGGGTACTGGTCATCCAAGGAGATGACAACGTAAGTATATTACCTTCTTTCTTACATAACTATTACGTCAGCTTAAGCTTCTAGCGGCCTTCCGTCACATCaagtatttattttcctttcattttataacattttgtgtttttgctaAAGTTTGCAGAAACTGCCTCCTTCAGTTCGTTTGGTGGTATTCGTCAGCAGTTTTTGACGCCAGAGAATATCCTGATGCCATTGTTTACTTCTAACTTCGTCAAAAACGCTCAGGTAGGCCAGCAATATAATTGGTTAAAGGGGCAGTATTGTAATGATTAAAGGTACAGGTATTGTCATTATTAAAGACGGCCAGATTGTACATGGATTCTGACCTTTCACCCATACAGCGAGCACGCGCATTCACCACGGTAGTACGGAGCTTTACAGCTGTACGTTATGCGAGCAAAAGCGTgcacgtgaacgtcagaaaattgtgtcatTTCCAGgcgacgtcaccactttgggcttatttcagGCTCACGTATGTCGTCTGCACATGACGTGAGAAATAGTATCTTCACGTGTATATACTTAAAATGTGAtacttttacaaaattgttgacgttcacgttcatgTTCACGTGTCTGCTCGCGTACCGTTCTGCAGCTAAACTTCCATAATGTTAGGGCGTGGCTGTAACTGGGTGAGTTCATAACTCCGTATACACAATCAgtctgctttgatcatgacgtcACAGTTTCCATATCAGCTCAAGCACAAGAGTCACCAGCAtggtggttcgaatcccgtctTGCTCCATGCACGATTATATTTGCCTATTTTCACTTATTGTTGGAggtgtgtgtttatttgtttgtttgaaacctTTCCTATACCTGGTTCCCGGTTTTATAGAAAAATCTTCATGTTGAAGGCGAAGATGTCCCAGATGTTGAGTGGCGTGAACAGGGCTACCTTTTCTTGACCTCTGACCCAACTATCGCCGAGAAGATGGTAACGGGCAACAAACTACAAAGGTAATTTGAATAGAACAATTCAATGTAACATTCAAGTCATTGATTTGTGTTTCTAGCTTCTCTGAAAAGGGTCAGAACTAAACCTTTCCCGGGTCGCGGCGTCAGGCTGACCCGGAGAATTGAAGGGTCACACCTAAACCCTTCGGTTATTTGAATCATTCTGACAAATTGCTGGGTTCAGTCAGTTGAATTTAATTCTAGAAATTTCTAATTAGGTAGGGTTTATAAAGAACATACAATTAATATACAGCATTTACAATTTATTCGATTGTCTGTAATTTGTTCTAGGGAGTTAGGGGCTCATACTGACCTGCTGACACCAGATATGATCAAGGAAAGATACCCGTGGGTCCACACAGATGATGTTCTCCTTGGATCGTTAGGTAAGTCGTACGTTGTAGTGGATAAAGATTAAGGGATTTACAAACCAGTACACAGTTCCTGAGCTTACAATGCGAGTATAACACACTGAAAACATTCCACCATCTATAGAAGGGGTAGACGGAACCTGTTGTGTGGGGTCGTGGGCGTGAACACTAGCAACCTTTTCATATCCAGGCACCTTTGAATATGGTTCCAAGAGCATACACACACAACCTTGAATCACAAAGCCACTGACTGCCTAAGGGTGAAGGCTTAGTTGGTTATTGTTCAACTGATTTAGGCTATTGACCAAACTCAACTTTACAATGGGAGCCTGTCACATAACCACGGGATGTGGCTCCAAACAACAAATGTTGTCTGACCTCCCTGATAGCAGACCAGGTATAATTTACAATACCAGATTACTAGTGACAGAGCCTGTACGTATTGTGACAGAGCCTATAAATGCAAATGGCCAGCGATcaaatttctttttacaatGATTCATATTgtgttatataacacccaagcagatccttgccatttgattggaggattgtccgtcacgtgatagcaaataaaagtaccattgcacgctgagtcactcaccgtgctttttcgttccatctgaAAAGTACCTATGCAcactgccagcgtgcaatggtacttttcggatggaacgaaaaagctgagtaaaacatcactgcgtgcgcgtgccTTTGGTAACGctgcagcagtgttactgcaaggcatacaaattagtcaaattactagcattcggcttctacaattaaaaattgtaggcctacgctttgtttgttttgaaagttgtatctttcaatcaaaatgacaaaggtctacttggatgttatataaaacaaataatgaatgtttttcattcgtgcaatggtgcgagtatgttcattcgttgaaagctggaatgttccattcaactcggctatatacgcctcgttgaatagaacatccAATCTTttaactcatgaacatattattcgcaccattgcattcataaacattcattatgtgtatattttaTTCTATtgcaacaatattgttcgtttatcatcatatcacatcaggaatataggtaagattcgcaagtacttggacaaaagtgccactgaaaaggtcattcgtgcatttgttacttctcgtcttgacaacggcaatgctcttctctacagtcttcctaacaaccagatttcccgaattcaacggctccaaataactgctgcccgcattgtgacattgtctagaaaatcctgttctatcacccccattctgaaacaactacactggctccctttctctcaacgaatcatcttcaagctgatgctcattgtccacaaagctctaaatggcaaggctccccactatatttctgaactgcttcaagtttacactccatcaaggaatcttcgatcaagttccatgcttctcctcattgaacccaagtctcgacactcatggggtgacaggtctttttcttcagccgcgccacgcatctggaactctctaccacttaatcttcgatcttgtgtttgtaccgcaaaattcaagtctcttctcaaaacttatcttatgtcacaggttttcaatgactaattttgttgtgtctgtttttctttgtgttgtgttttgtttttgttttgtttttggttttactgcgccttgaacacccagcagggtggatatgtgcgcattacaagtcgtattattattcttattaaagAATAGCTTATAGAAAGCATCTGACGAATTCCCAGGCGCGTGTATGAAAACGAAACAAGCACTATAAAGAAATCAGGCAAGCGTCGAGATCGAGGTCTTAAAAATGCTTTATTATTTATAGTATTAATACTTCTCGATTTCTGTTTTTTTCCGTACAAGGTTCGAAAAATGAGGGTTGGTTAAACTCGACGAAAATGATGGCGGCCCTTCGACTTAAATCCCAGTCGCAAGGATGTAGATTCATACATGGTCGTGTGACTGGTTTTGGTATCCAGGGTATTAATGGAGACTCCAATCTTGATTATGATTGTGAAACGGCTGATCGAAGAGTtcagtcagttcaggtaaacaGCTCTACAATGGTCACGTGGTAGCGTTTCTCTTTGACGTGGCTCAATATTTATTACTATGTATTTAAGCAGCGCAATCCGCAACTGCATTTAATAAATATAAGTTAACTTGTTCCATTCGATATAAGATTGTTGGTCGTTAAACCCGGTATTAAGAACAATATTTGAATTGTATAATTATAGTAAAGTTtaatttgcagtaacaccttgtaatgatagtctctaaatgagttgggcgTTGGTTCTGAAGATGACTGTTGGTCTCACTCTCAACTCAAATTTTCGATCAGTGCTCTGATCGTCCTCTAGAGAAAGCTGATTTGGAACTCTGTTGTGTTTTCATCTTCAGGTTAAGCTGGCAGACAGCACTAAGAATGAAACTGTTGAGATACGAAGTTCAGCCGTTGTTCTTGCTGCTGGTGCAGCGAGCAAGGCTCTCGCGAGATTAATGGGTATAGGGGAGGGTCCAGTAGGGTCACTTCTACACTCTCCGATACCAAGTGAATCTGTAGTACGTCATGCCTTCATCGTACACATTCCTGGTGGCTTGGGCCCTGTAGACACACTGCCGTTCTTTGTGGATATCAAGGGTACCTATTTCAGGCCAGATTCACAGCTGCATGATCACTTCGTCATATGTCGTGGTCCAAAGGAAGGGGTACGTATACCAATGGCAACGTGGGGATGGTTATATTATAATGTTGACTGCAGTGCATGAACTATATGACCTAGGTAGTGGTTTTCTTAAAACCTCCAGGTCAGTATTGACCCGGATCCCGTGAACTTGACAAATTAGAGTCAATGACTCACCGCAGTCCTAGTTAAACCGTCTTCTGCATGTTCCGTCGGCCGGGTCATTCTAACCTCGAAATAGGTCAGGCCCCTGAAACCCTGAAACACAGGTCAATGATTTGACCCGGGTGTTTTTAAAGTGTAAGATACCAATAATAATTAGGAAGATTATAAGGCGTGTACTTCAAACAAATCAATTGCAAAAGGGAAATTtcatctgataaaaaaaaaatgaataaacccGGCGTTGAGGGAAGCAAACGGGCCAAATGCTCAATAATATCGCTTGGAATGATTTCTTCTGTAGGTTGTTCAAGCCTGGAATGAAGTGGATTACGACTTGTACAATGACGCCATCTTTCCAGAGCTGTCACATCGTATTCCAAAAATGAAGAAGATGAAGGTAAAATAATGTGGTTACATGTATTTTAATAATCTTTTACCCATATCAACATACAGCAACAGTGGTCAATATATCAATCATTATTGTAACCAATTGGCAggcaagacaacaacaaaaaacatgatCGGAAACCTCCAGATAGGCCTATAGTTGACTATTAATGATCAGGAAAAgctgtcgttgttgttgttgttgttgttgttgttgtcgttgtcgttgttcttgttgttcttgttcttgttgttgaCAAGCCTCTCGCCTCTCGTCCTGCAGGTTGTGAAGGGCTTCAGTGGGGCTTACGATGCAAACAGCTATGACAGCAACTCAATCATTGGTGGTCATCCAGCATTCACAAATCTCTATATGGCAACGGCCTTTAGCGGACACGGTACCATGCAATCAGCAGCTGCCGCAAGAGGGCTCTCTGAGCTGATTCTCTTTGGGGGTTATCGAACTCTGGACCTTTCTAGGTTTGGGTTTGAACGGTGTATGGCAGTGCAAGAACACTCCATCGAAAGTGAGTTAAACTTCTGTTAGTAATAGCAATGTCATAAGGTTACCGGTCTTGCTTTATCCATGCGTCACGCAAGATGGCACAGAGacacttttttaaataacaaaccatgAGACAGATTTGAAAGAGCATGGGTGTTGGGAGTTAGATACACATATGAAAATAGGGGGAAATAAACAATTGAAATAGTAATCATAAAAATAACGGTTTTGTAATAAATCAAGGCGAAACATTACGCCTGAGGAAAATGTCTGGCgagaaagaataaataaaaaataatgacaatttatatagcgcctgtCCTTGAAACATGCTCCTGGGCGCTGAACaattgaaaagaaaacatattaaTATCCGTACAGtgataaaaactataaaaactcagagaaaatacagttaaaatgtaatttaaaaaaatcggAACCGGTACACCAAGAATTAAACACGGCGAGGGTAAACACTAATTAAAGAGCTGGCAGTGATACAGGAAATAAATATGTTAAAGGTTTCTAATCTTAGATAAGTTGAATTAAcacaaattaatcaaaatgagAGGAGACATTATGAGAAAAAGGAAAGTTTATTGGCAACGTGGTTGTAGTAAAAGGTCACAGTGTAATATAATTTTTTACTTAACAGATACATTTATTAAACACAGCACTGCCCTTAATAAACTTCATGTGGCaaggtgtttgtttctttcattattagggacttttcgttttcgacaacgaatggttctgcgacggtaaagatgacatttggcgtcatctgcgcatgcgtcggctttgaggacggtcgtctctcaatttctatgacagtacttgggatgaatcttcgttgtgctgaaaacgacaacgtttagctgaacaaccgtcgcagaaccatccgtcgtcgaaaacgaaaagtccctattgttAAGACACTGTAGAACAGCCACTGTGCTGATATTTGTATTCTATGTATAAAATcataaacacaaaaaaatatataaacatagCAAACAAATTCCCGGTTATTGCTCAGAGTTCTCATCACACACGTAGCTGAAAAACATCCTTAGTTCTTCTAGAATTACGGGCAGGGGCATATGGATTGAGTTCTCTGTAGGGTACGCCATGTTCATCGCCCAAATCGGCAAGTACCACACCCCAATTCCAGAGAAAGCATCGCGGTTAATTTCATCAATTTCCTTGAGGAAGAAATCGCTAGAATACAGTACTGACGAGAAAGACTCGTGGTCTCGAGCGTGCGAACCTTTCAAGACGATTTTTACGTCAGGGCACTTTTTGCGCATGCGTAATAGCGCTTTCCGTAGGAGTTGCGTCCTCTGTACGTAGTTTGACCTCACCCATTGCGTGTAGTGCGCCCAGGGACTGATAAGAATTATGTAGTTGCAATATGAGTCGTTTAATCCGTCTAAAACATCTACTTCATAATTGACTTCATCAGTGAAGACTACGAGACTACCGACCAGCTGAGGTGGGGACGTGAATAAAATGGTTGCGTTTAAAGACCTGTGATACCGCCGCCACGTAAAGTTCTTTTCGTTTTTCCCCCGGTTGAAGGGACTTAGCAAAAGTCTATGAATCAATACAAACCACTGGCGTGTCGTTGAATCTCCTAAAAGAATAAGGTTTTTATTACGTAAGCATGACGACAGCTTTCCTAGACTCGTCCAGTCGGTTATACTGCAGATTAGAGAAATCCAGTGGTCTTCAATCCAGTAACCATGGCTCGGTGGTAACTTCTCATCCGGTAAACACCTAAGAAGCTTCGCCTTGCCAGCTGCGGCCCGGAATGTTCCTGTATGGTAAAAGAATTATCActattaaaaacattatttttaatctTACAACCCTCCCGATTACTGAACCAAAGCtgcaataaaaatgttgttataAGACCTTCTGGGAGGGTTTGATGTGTATGCTGTGTGCTGACCCTTAAATGGTGGGAGCTGaccaccaaccccccccccccaatcctcAGTGGAATAGTCCAGTCTAGGGTATCAAGTAAATTC
Proteins encoded in this window:
- the LOC117298914 gene encoding FAD-dependent oxidoreductase domain-containing protein 1-like isoform X1, coding for MASQLVSHKLHQVFSRAFCFTKHRAWYGCLQRANGNYNQAAMATRGISSALGLNRQPSTPEQVPSEADVVVVGSGIVGTSLAYFLGSMDAARRTPGQPPLRVLVIQGDDNFAETASFSSFGGIRQQFLTPENILMPLFTSNFVKNAQKNLHVEGEDVPDVEWREQGYLFLTSDPTIAEKMVTGNKLQRELGAHTDLLTPDMIKERYPWVHTDDVLLGSLGSKNEGWLNSTKMMAALRLKSQSQGCRFIHGRVTGFGIQGINGDSNLDYDCETADRRVQSVQVKLADSTKNETVEIRSSAVVLAAGAASKALARLMGIGEGPVGSLLHSPIPSESVVRHAFIVHIPGGLGPVDTLPFFVDIKGTYFRPDSQLHDHFVICRGPKEGVVQAWNEVDYDLYNDAIFPELSHRIPKMKKMKVVKGFSGAYDANSYDSNSIIGGHPAFTNLYMATAFSGHGTMQSAAAARGLSELILFGGYRTLDLSRFGFERCMAVQEHSIESELNFC
- the LOC117298914 gene encoding FAD-dependent oxidoreductase domain-containing protein 1-like isoform X2, which codes for MLGRGCNWKNLHVEGEDVPDVEWREQGYLFLTSDPTIAEKMVTGNKLQRELGAHTDLLTPDMIKERYPWVHTDDVLLGSLGSKNEGWLNSTKMMAALRLKSQSQGCRFIHGRVTGFGIQGINGDSNLDYDCETADRRVQSVQVKLADSTKNETVEIRSSAVVLAAGAASKALARLMGIGEGPVGSLLHSPIPSESVVRHAFIVHIPGGLGPVDTLPFFVDIKGTYFRPDSQLHDHFVICRGPKEGVVQAWNEVDYDLYNDAIFPELSHRIPKMKKMKVVKGFSGAYDANSYDSNSIIGGHPAFTNLYMATAFSGHGTMQSAAAARGLSELILFGGYRTLDLSRFGFERCMAVQEHSIESELNFC
- the LOC117298848 gene encoding NXPE family member 3-like translates to MLFNLLPTVRTQTGFAFCALLAVLCLVIISYIPNGELIGTHRLSKPSPNFVPHQITHEVTLVSPRYDSIRIGDLLHYHIHSKLTDTGGEFYQATLSSRHHPKASTAGHFVDHTNGTYSAYFYAGWSGQATLSIVRVFTREAVTFLKDVMWNAEDRVVWQGFFYVEGTNTSTKQSKTALCTLRSHGNWSGMCVYPHLKALGSTVFLCEKLPGINCNSLYATKSDGALIEKKMTELAIGKEKLFDKNRDYRHQIHVENSTITISGTFRAAAGKAKLLRCLPDEKLPPSHGYWIEDHWISLICSITDWTSLGKLSSCLRNKNLILLGDSTTRQWFVLIHRLLLSPFNRGKNEKNFTWRRYHRSLNATILFTSPPQLVGSLVVFTDEVNYEVDVLDGLNDSYCNYIILISPWAHYTQWVRSNYVQRTQLLRKALLRMRKKCPDVKIVLKGSHARDHESFSSVLYSSDFFLKEIDEINRDAFSGIGVWYLPIWAMNMAYPTENSIHMPLPVILEELRMFFSYVCDENSEQ